A window of Primulina huaijiensis isolate GDHJ02 chromosome 9, ASM1229523v2, whole genome shotgun sequence contains these coding sequences:
- the LOC140984999 gene encoding large ribosomal subunit protein uL3: MSHRKFEHPRHGSLGFLPRKRAARHRGKVKAFPKDDPSKPCKLTAFLGYKAGMTHIVREVEKPGSKLHKKETCEAVTIIETPPMVVVGVVGYVKTPRGLRCLNTVWAQHLSEEVKRRFYKNWCKSKKKAFTKYSKKLETDEGKKDLQSQLEKLKKYSSVIRVLAHTQIRKMKGLKQKKAHLMEIQVNGGTIAQKVDYAYGFFEKQIPVDAVFQKDEMIDIIGVTKGKGYEGVVTRWGVTRLPRKTHRGLRKVACIGAWHPARVSFTVARAGQNGYHHRTEMNKKVYKLGKVGKEDHSASTEFDRTEKDVTPMGGFPHYGVVKDDYLMIKGCCVGPKKRVVTLRQSLLTQTSRVALEEIKLKFIDTSSKFGHGRFQTTQEKQKFYGRVKA; the protein is encoded by the exons ATGTCGCACAGGAAGTTTGAGCACCCAAGGCATGGGTCACTCGGTTTCCTCCCGAGGAAGCGGGCTGCTCGCCACAGGGGAAAGG TGAAGGCTTTTCCCAAGGATGACCCTAGCAAGCCCTGCAAGCTGACAGCCTTTTTGGGTTACAAGGCTGGGATGACACACATTGTCAGAGAAGTTGAGAAACCCGGATCAA AGCTGCACAAGAAAGAGACCTGTGAAGCTGTCACTATCATTGAAACACCACCTATGGTGGTTGTTGGAGTGGTTGGGTATGTGAAGACTCCTCGTGGCCTTCGCTGCCTTAACACTGTTTGGGCTCAGCATCTTAGCGAGGAGGTTAAGAGGAGGTTTTACAAGAACTGGTGCAAATCCAAAAAGAAGGCCTTTACCAAGTATTCCAAGAAACTGGAGACTGATGAGGGGAAAAAGGATCTCCAGTCACAGCTGGAGAAACTGAAAAAATATTCTTCTGTCATTCGTGTACTTGCTCACACTCAG ATAAGGAAAATGAAAGGGCTGAAGCAAAAGAAGGCACATTTGATGGAGATTCAAGTGAATGGTGGAACCATTGCCCAAAAGGTTGACTATGCATATGGTTTCTTTGAGAAGCAGATCCCCGTTGATGCTGTTTTCCAGAAAGACGAAATGATAGACATTATTGGTGTCACAAAGGGTAAAGGTTATGAAGGTGTTGTTACCCGATGGGGTGTTACTCGTCTTCCCCGCAAAACTCACAGGGGTCTTCGCAAGGTTGCTTGTATTGGAGCTTGGCACCCTGCCAGAGTTTCATTCACTGTTGCCAGGGCTGGTCAGAATGGATATCATCACCGTACTGAAATGAACAAGAAGGTCTACAAGCTTGGAAAGGTGGGGAAAGAAGATCACTCTGCCAGTACCGAGTTTGACAG GACGGAGAAAGATGTTACACCGATGGGTGGATTTCCTCACTACGGTGTGGTTAAAGATGATTACCTGATGATCAAAGGTTGCTGTGTTGGCCCTAAGAAAAGGGTTGTCACTCTTCGTCAATCTCTCCTCACCCAGACTTCACGTGTTGCCCTTGAAGAGATTAAGCTTAAGTTCATTGATACCTCGTCCAAATTTGGACACGGACGCTTCCAGACAACCCAGGAGAAACAAAAGTTTTATGGTCGAGTCAAGGCTTAG